A section of the Trachemys scripta elegans isolate TJP31775 chromosome 10, CAS_Tse_1.0, whole genome shotgun sequence genome encodes:
- the RMI2 gene encoding recQ-mediated genome instability protein 2 — protein MAGEPRSPPVKVLAAQLRQCRRAAGGPWLLGREEAGQGPLAVPVVWMQGTVLAVEAGGARGGSARLQDESGPFTVLGVERVPKGRPCLSAGKYVMVMGLVHSCSPEPILQAVKMTDLSDNPIHRSMWSFEVEDLHRNIS, from the exons ATGGCAGGGGAGCCGCGCAGCCCGCCGGTGAAGGTGCTGGCCGCCCAGCTGAGGCAGTGCCGGCGGGCCGCGGGCgggccctggctgctgggacGGGAGGAGGCCGGGCAGGGCCCGCTGGCGGTGCCGGTGGTGTGGATGCAGGGCACGGTGCTGGCGGTGGAGGCCGGGGGCGCCCGGGGCGGCTCGGCCCGGCTGCAGGACGAGAGCGGCCCCTTCACGGTGCTGGGGGTGGAGCGGGTCCCCAAAGGGCGGCCGTGCCTCAGCGCAG GAAAGTATGTAATGGTGATGGGCTTGGTACACTCCTGCAGTCCAGAGCCTATTCTTCAAGCTGTGAAGATGACTGATCTTTCTGATAATCCTATACACAGGAGCATGTGGAGTTTTGAAGTGGAGGATTTGCACAGAAACATTTCTTAG